The Planctomycetaceae bacterium genome contains the following window.
GCAGGCAGCGCCTCATGCACGAAATCGCTTCGTCACGAGTCGGCTTGTGAACAATCAGCTTGCCGATCATCGAATCGTAATACGGACTAATGGTGTAGTTCTCGTAGACGTGCGAATCAAACCGAACTCCGCCGCCGCCGGGAAGTCTCAGTTTTGATATTCGGCCGGGGCTTCCCCGAAAGTCGTTATCCGGATCTTCGGCGTTGATTCTCAGTTCGATGGCTGAACCGTTGCAGGGAATGTCCTGCTGCGTGAACTGCAGCTTTTCTCCGGCGGCGACCAGAATCTGCTGCTTGATCAGATCGATTCCCGTGACCATTTCCGTTACCGGGTGTTCGACCTGAATTCGGGCATTCACCTCGATAAAGTAGAAGTTGTGGTCCCTGTCGACGATGAATTCGACGGTCCCGGCATTCTGATAGCCGGATTCCTGAATCAGCCGGACGGCGGCCGCGCAGATCTTTGAACGGATTTTGTCGGGCAGGTTCGGAGCGGGGCTTTCTTCGATCAGCTTCTGATGCTTGCGCTGCATCGAACAGTCACGTTCCCACAGATGCACCGCGTTTCCGTGCGAATCCGCCAGCACCTGAACTTCGACGTGCCGCGGACGTTCGACGTACTTTTCCAGATAGACACCGGCGTTGCTGAACGCCTTTTCGGCTTCGGCCGAGGCGGCCTGCAGACCGGCGCGCAGCGACACTTCATTCCCGGCGACTCGCATGCCCTTCCCGCCGCCGCCGGCCGTGGCCTTGATCAGAACCGGGTAGCCGATTTCCCCGGCGATCCGCACAGCTTCGTTGACATCGGAAATCAGTCCTTCGCTGCCCGGCACGCAGGGAACCTTCGCGGCCATCGCGATCTTCCGGGCGCTGACTTTGTCGCCCAGCTTTGACATCGCTTCATGCGGCGGTCCGATGAATTCGATGTTGCACTTGCGGCAGACTTCGGCGAAGTGAGCGTTTTCGGAAAGAAAACCGTAGCCGGGATGAATGGCCTGAACGTTGCCCACTTCAGCCGCGCTGATAATGCGGTTGATCAGCAGATAACTTTGCGACGCCGGAGCCGGGCCGATGCACCAGGCTTCGTCGGCGAGATCCAGGTAATGAGATCCCCGGTCGGCTTCACTGAACACGGCAACGGTTTCGATGCCGAGTTCCCGGCAGGCTCGAATGATCCGCAGAGCGATCTCGCCGCGGTTCGCAATCAGGATTCGTTGAAACATGGAGGCGGATTCCGTCGGTTAAGCCGGTTCGATTCGAAACAGCGGCTGGCCGAACTCGACCGCGTCGCCGTTTTCGACGAGGATCTCAACAATCCGGCCGGATTTCTCCGCGGGAATCTGGTTGAACACCTTCATTGCTTCGATGATGCAGACAACGGTTTCCGGCCCCACGACCGAACCGACTTTCACAAACGCGTCATCTTCCGGGCTGGCCGACGAATAAAACGTTCCGACGGTTGGAGCGTCGATTGTGATGCCCTTCGGTGCAGCAGCCGCGGCGGGTGCTGCTGCAGGAGCGGGACTGGCCGGCGCCGCAGAGGGCAACGGCGCAGAAGCAACCGGAGCGGCGAACGACATTCCGGCCGGCATCGCAACCTGTTTCGGTCCGCGACGAACTTTCCAGGATTCGCCGTCTCGAGTGAGGTTGGCTTCCGTGACGCCGAACTTTTCCATCAGTTGAAGCAGACGGCGAAATTTCAGTAAATCGAAGCCACCTTTATCGTCGGATTCGGGTGTTTTGGGCATTTGATGATCTCGTGGGATAAGCACGTCAGAAAGCGCAGAACGCCTGCCTCAGCCGTGAAAATTCGGGGCACAGCTTCGTGAAACGGCCGGAATTATGCAAGGAAATCCATCACTGCCTGTTCGAATTCCCGTGGAACAGAGGTCAGGACTTCACATCCGTCTTTCGTGACCAGCACATCGTCCTCAAT
Protein-coding sequences here:
- the accB gene encoding acetyl-CoA carboxylase biotin carboxyl carrier protein, translated to MPKTPESDDKGGFDLLKFRRLLQLMEKFGVTEANLTRDGESWKVRRGPKQVAMPAGMSFAAPVASAPLPSAAPASPAPAAAPAAAAAPKGITIDAPTVGTFYSSASPEDDAFVKVGSVVGPETVVCIIEAMKVFNQIPAEKSGRIVEILVENGDAVEFGQPLFRIEPA
- the accC gene encoding acetyl-CoA carboxylase biotin carboxylase subunit, yielding MFQRILIANRGEIALRIIRACRELGIETVAVFSEADRGSHYLDLADEAWCIGPAPASQSYLLINRIISAAEVGNVQAIHPGYGFLSENAHFAEVCRKCNIEFIGPPHEAMSKLGDKVSARKIAMAAKVPCVPGSEGLISDVNEAVRIAGEIGYPVLIKATAGGGGKGMRVAGNEVSLRAGLQAASAEAEKAFSNAGVYLEKYVERPRHVEVQVLADSHGNAVHLWERDCSMQRKHQKLIEESPAPNLPDKIRSKICAAAVRLIQESGYQNAGTVEFIVDRDHNFYFIEVNARIQVEHPVTEMVTGIDLIKQQILVAAGEKLQFTQQDIPCNGSAIELRINAEDPDNDFRGSPGRISKLRLPGGGGVRFDSHVYENYTISPYYDSMIGKLIVHKPTRDEAISCMRRCLREFVVEGVHTTLPLAKKMFNHSAFVDGTVDTTFVERTW